The Stigmatella aurantiaca DW4/3-1 genome contains the following window.
TGTCCTGCCAATCCTGCGGCGCCCAGCTCGTGGTGGAAGAGACGCTGCGCACCACCACGTGCCCTTACTGCGCGGCCCCCTCGGTGGTGGAGCGCCCTTCGGCCCCGGACCGGCCACGGCCCACCTTCGCATTGGGGTTCGTGCAGCTTCCCGAAAGAGCCCGGGAACTCGCGCGGCAAAACCTCCTGCGGCGCAGCTTCTGGGCCCCCTCCAGCCTCCGGAACGCCTCGGTCGAGGCCCTGCGCGGCATCTACGTCCCAGCCTACCTCTACAGCGTGCTGGTGCGCTCCGAGTTCAGCGCCTCCATCGGCGAGAACTACACGGAGACGGAGACTTACACGACGACGGAGAACGGGCGGCAGGTCACCCGCACCCGGCAAGTCACCCGCACCGAGTGGCGTCCCCTCCACGGGCGGCACGCGGAGTACGTCCAGGAGGTGCTCGTCACCGCCTCCTCCGGCCTGACCAACGACGAACTCCAGGCCCTGGAGCCGTTCGACCTGCGGCAACTGCGGCGCTACGAGGATGCGCTCATCGCGGGATGGATCGCCGAGGAGCCCTCGCTTCCCCAGGAGAAGTGCCTGGAGCTGGCGCGCCAGGAAGTCCGAGGCCACATGAAGCAGCGGCTCTCCGCCTTCATGCCAGGAGACTCCCACCGGGAGCTCTCGTACTCGACCCAGTTCGAAAACGAGGCGCTGTCGGTCTGCCTGCTGCCCGTCTGGGTCCTGGCCCTGCGCCATGATCCCCAGGCCCCTCCGCTGCGCTTCCTGGTCAACGGCCAGACCGGCGCCGTCCATGGCAGGGTGCCCATCTCCTGGGTCAAGGTTGTCCTCGCGGTGCTCGTGGCCCTGCTCGTGATGGGCTCTCTGTTCCTCCTCTTCTCGAAGTGAGCGCATGCCTTCCACCGAGTCCTCCTGCAAGCGCTGCCACAGCGCGTTGGAAGCAGAAGATCTCCGCTGCACCGTCTGCGCGCTCCCCACGCCCGAGCGGGCACGGGGCCCCGAGGGCCTGGTCAAAGCCCGCGTCACCCGCTGTGGCACCTGTGGTGCCGCGGTCGCGTACTCCGTGGAAGCCCAGGCGCCCCGGTGCGCCTACTGCACCTCGGTCATGCACACCGAGACCCAGGCGGATCCCGTCGATCAGGCAGACCGGTTCGTCCCCTTCACGGTCGATCCGGAGACGGCCCGGAAAGCCTTGCAGACGTTCCTGGGCAATGGCGGCTTCTTCCGCCCTTCGGATCTGGCGAGCACCGCGGCCATCGACTCCCTGAAGCCGCTGTGGTGGCCCGCCTGGGCCTTCGATGCCCAGGCCGTGGTCACCTGGACCGCGGACACCAATGAAGGCGCCCGGCGAAGCGACTGGGCCCCCCATGCGGGAGAGTCCCAGTTCGTCCTCCGCGACATCCTGGTCTCCGCCTCCCGGGGTCTGACGCTGAAAGAAACCACCGGACTTGCCCCCGCCTACGATCTCTCCCAGGCCGCCGCCGGGCAACAGGGGCCCGCCGAGGCACAGGTGGAACTCTTCGACGTCACGCGCTCTGGCGCCCGCAGACAAATCCTGGCCGCCGTCCAGGCGGAAGCCCGGGCGCACATCGCCCGGACGGAGTTTGCCGGGCGCCGCCACCGGAACCTGAACGTGGCCGTGGTGCTGTCAGGCTTGAAGACCGGCCACTTCGAGCTGCCCGCCTACGTGCTCGCCTACCGCTACCGCCACAAGCTCTACCGGGTCGTGGTTCACGGCCAACAGGCCGGGTGTGTCCTCGGCGACAGGCCCGTCTCGGGGGTGAAGGTGGTGCTCACCGTCTTCGCCGGCCTGTTGCTCGCCGCGCTGCTGCTGCGCCTGTTCTCCTGAAACAGGCGTCAGCCCTGACGCTCATCACGGGTGGCGATGATGTGCCGGTAGGGCACCACGCGAACCAGCTCATCCAACGTGGTCAACCCCGCGGCGATCTTCTCCAGGGCGTCGTCCACCATGGTCTTGAAGAAGTGCTCCCGCGCGTACTTGCGGATCTGTGCGTTGTGGGCTCCCGAGACGATGAGATCCTGCATGCTCGGGTCCACCAAGAGCAGCTCGAAAATACCGATGCGGCTGCGATAGCCCGTGTGATGGCAGTGGGCGCACCCCCGCCCCTTTCGCGTCTGCACGCCCTCCAGCAGGGAGCCAAAGAGCACCTTCTGCTCCTCGGTGGGCTCGTACTGCTCCGTGCACTTCTCGCAGACACGGCGGGCCAGCCGCTGCGCCAGGATGGCCAGGAGTGCGTCCGCGATGTCCGTGTTGTCCAGCTCCAGGCCCCGCAGGCGGCCGATGGCCCCCACCGCGTCCGCGGTGTGGAGCGTGCCCAGGACGAGGTGGCCGGTGCGGGCCGCATTGAGGGCCGTGCTGCCCGTCTCCAGGTCGCGGATTTCTCCCACCAGCAACACGTTCGGATCCTGACGCAGAAGCGCGCGCAACAGCGATGCGTAAGGCATCTGCGGGCTGACCTGCTTCTGGTTGACCTTGGGGACGAAGTACTCGATCGGATCCTCGGCGGTGATGATCTTCCGCCGCCCGTCATTGAGCTGGGCCAGGGCCGAATACAGCGTGGTCGTCTTCCCGCTGCCCGTGGGCCCCGTCACGAGCACGAGCCCCTCGGGGTTGACGAGCAGTTGCAGGAAGATGCGCTGCATCTCGGCATTCATCCCGAGCTTGCTCACCGGAACGAGCCCGGCGTCCGAGTCGAGGATGCGGATGACGACGTCCTCGCCCGTGGGACTCGGCACCACGCTCACGCGGTAGTCGATGACCTTGCGGTCCTCCTCCCCCCGGTCGATGACCGCGCGGATGCGGCCATCCTGGGGCTTGCGGCGCTCGGTGATGTCCAGCTCCGCGAGGATCTTGATCCGGCTGACCACCTCGTGGACCGTCTCCGGATCCATGTCCGTGTACATCTGGTGCAGGATGCCGTCGATCCGCAGGCGGAAGTCCACATCCCCCGGGTAGCACTCGATGTGGATGTCCGAGGACTTCTTGTCCACCGCCATGACGAGGATGTTGTTGACGAGTTCCACGGCGGACGGCTGGGACTTGGAGAGCGGTCCGGGGCGAATGACGAGATTCGCCAGCACGCGAGGCCCAGAGCCAAAGCCCGCCTGAAGGGCGGATTCGACCTCGTACCGGTTGAGCCGCACCGGCTGGATGGGACGCTCCAGCAGATCTCCAATCTGCTGGAGGACGTGCACGGCATCCGGCCGCACCATGCCCACCGTCACCGTGGCGTTCGGGTTCTCCGGCTCGACCTTGCCCAGGACCACCACGAGGTGCCGGCGGCAGAAGGGCTCGGGCAAAAGCCGCAGGGAGTTGCGATCGAGCTGAAACTGGGAGAGTTCGGAGAAACCGTCGGGGCCATTCGGCATGGGCTTACTGGACGGTAAACTCTCTGGAGTAGCCCGTATAGGGGCGAATCACCCCATCCCAGCCGGACTTCCAGTCGCCGTCATGCCGGATGCGGTACGTGCCCGGAACCGCCGTGGAGGGAATGGCCCACTCGATGGTCACGTGCGAGCACGCCAGCGTGGGCACACAGTTGTTGCGCTCCCACCGGTACTTCGTCTCCCAGTCCCAGTCGTACAGGACGGGGATCCACGTCGAGCCCGACTTGCGCTGCACCTGGAGGAAAGAGCCCTGCCGGCGCAGGTTGTTCTTCGGATGGCCTCCCCAGAACTTCACGCTCACCGTCTGGCCGCGCGTGTACGAGGCATTCGCCTGGGTCACCACGCCCCCGAACTCCACCCACAGCAGCTTGTCGTCGAACACCACCCCGGTTTGCAGGCTCGTCTGCTCGTTGCGCAGGTCTCTTGGGGCGATGCCCGCCGCCACCGGAGTCCCCGCGCGAAGGGCCGAGGCCAGCCGCTCCGTCTCCTGCTGCACCGCCGCCAGCGTCCACGGCCCGAAGTGGGTGGAAGCGCCCTCGTAGTCCTGCTTCGCGTACTCCTCGCGCGTGACCAGGTAGCCCGCGTAGGCATTCGACAGACCGGCGATCACCACCTGATCCACCCCCACGGGCGCCAGCTGCGCCAGGACCGTCTGCCGCAGCCTCCGGCCGGCCATCGTCGTCATCTCGAAGGGCACCGCCACCAGCGCCAGGTTGCCCAGGGTGACCACCTGCAACGGGAGCACCTCCGGCGTCCACGGGTAGGGCACCATGGTTCCCATCTCCAGCACGACGGGCTTCTCGCCCTGGCAGGAGGTCGTGGTGAGCCCGCAGGTGAACTCACTCCAGATGTTGCGGACCTGCTCGCAGGTCGCGCCCTCGCTGCCGAAGCCTGGCCCATCCTCCGCGCCCGCCAGCATGGAGACGCCAATGGCCGCCTCACACGTGGAGCGCCACACGCCGTCCGTGTACTTCGGGGCCACCGAGACCTCATCCATCTTCACGTAGGCATGCCGGTAGTCCACCGCGCCCACCAACGGCTGCGAGGCCCCGTCATAGAGCTGCTTGGCCAGGACGTACTGCTTGCGGCCCGAGAGCTCCGTGCTCTCGAAGTCATTGGCCCCGCCCCCGTTGGTTCCCCCCAGGATGTTGGGGG
Protein-coding sequences here:
- a CDS encoding GspE/PulE family protein — translated: MPNGPDGFSELSQFQLDRNSLRLLPEPFCRRHLVVVLGKVEPENPNATVTVGMVRPDAVHVLQQIGDLLERPIQPVRLNRYEVESALQAGFGSGPRVLANLVIRPGPLSKSQPSAVELVNNILVMAVDKKSSDIHIECYPGDVDFRLRIDGILHQMYTDMDPETVHEVVSRIKILAELDITERRKPQDGRIRAVIDRGEEDRKVIDYRVSVVPSPTGEDVVIRILDSDAGLVPVSKLGMNAEMQRIFLQLLVNPEGLVLVTGPTGSGKTTTLYSALAQLNDGRRKIITAEDPIEYFVPKVNQKQVSPQMPYASLLRALLRQDPNVLLVGEIRDLETGSTALNAARTGHLVLGTLHTADAVGAIGRLRGLELDNTDIADALLAILAQRLARRVCEKCTEQYEPTEEQKVLFGSLLEGVQTRKGRGCAHCHHTGYRSRIGIFELLLVDPSMQDLIVSGAHNAQIRKYAREHFFKTMVDDALEKIAAGLTTLDELVRVVPYRHIIATRDERQG
- a CDS encoding neutral/alkaline ceramidase, with the translated sequence MRKSSGSWCTWALVLALSACIPDSASERGGGATADDQELLTGACAGNTAFQVGSGIYDITGPAAELGMMGYAMIDQKTAGIHQRLRARAFVVASPCNGKRVAFVSADAGQIFQGVRQQVVERLKARFGNLYTDENVVLSATHTHSGPGGFSHYALYNLTILGYDRQNFEAIVDGIFQAIVQAHINLVPGNVRITSGDLLGATINRSPGAYLRNPAAERGQSPYDTDKRMTLLKLQGADGAEVGLINWFAVHGTSMGNDNRLISGDNKGYASYLFEKDKGTNYLASKTFVAAFAQSNEGDVTPNILGGTNGGGANDFESTELSGRKQYVLAKQLYDGASQPLVGAVDYRHAYVKMDEVSVAPKYTDGVWRSTCEAAIGVSMLAGAEDGPGFGSEGATCEQVRNIWSEFTCGLTTTSCQGEKPVVLEMGTMVPYPWTPEVLPLQVVTLGNLALVAVPFEMTTMAGRRLRQTVLAQLAPVGVDQVVIAGLSNAYAGYLVTREEYAKQDYEGASTHFGPWTLAAVQQETERLASALRAGTPVAAGIAPRDLRNEQTSLQTGVVFDDKLLWVEFGGVVTQANASYTRGQTVSVKFWGGHPKNNLRRQGSFLQVQRKSGSTWIPVLYDWDWETKYRWERNNCVPTLACSHVTIEWAIPSTAVPGTYRIRHDGDWKSGWDGVIRPYTGYSREFTVQ